A region of Necator americanus strain Aroian chromosome I, whole genome shotgun sequence DNA encodes the following proteins:
- a CDS encoding hypothetical protein (NECATOR_CHRI.G1646.T1) — protein MRTLKLQLDYVLARNIPQSDIRKSRAVWDVAFDSDHRPVLLSFKMRFYKRNRGVPPQPKIDMAGLKDDECRRKFRQRVTIHREYRPGRSLAMRIPSQSASWTLQGKRSQFYCRGRSLPLHLRKQNPRTILYVSQRS, from the coding sequence ttctggcgaggaacattcctcagtcagatatccgaaaatctagggctgtttgggacgtcgccttcgactctgaccaccgtccagttcttctcagcttcaagatgcGGTTctacaagagaaaccgaggagttcctcctcaaccgaaaatcgacatggcaggtctgaaagatgatgaatgcagaagaaaattccgtcAACGTGTGACTATTCACAGAGAGTACAGACCAGggagaagcttagcgatgcggattccttcacaaagtgcatcctggacgctgcaagggaaacgctcccagttctattgccgcggaagaagtttgcctttgcatctgcggaaacaaaatccacgtacaattctgtatgtgtcgcagCGTtcgtga